From the Armatimonadota bacterium genome, the window CGCGTGAAGAGGTGTTCAACGTCAACTACCAGCCTCCAGCCAACCAGATGGAGCTGGGCGCGAAGCTGGTTAAAGAATACAACATCCAAAAAGGGCAGCTCACGAACTGCTCGATATGCCATCGATAGTGCAGGGTCAGGGAAAACATGAACAACAAACATAGCCAACCGCTCAACCTGGAAGAGATACGCCAGCGACTGGCACAGGCGAAAGGACAGCAATACTGGCGCAGTTTGGAGGAAATCGCCGAGAGCGAGGAGTTCCGGCAGATTCTGGAGAAGGAGTTCCCGCGCCAGTCCTCGCCCTTAGGAGCATTCCTGCACCGTCGCCAGTTTCTGAAGCTGATGGGCGCGTCACTTGCTTTGGCAGGGCTGACCTCCTGTCGCCCGCTATCCATGCGCAAGATTGTGCCTCAGGTGCAACAGCCCGAGGAGATGGTTCCGGGTAAACCGCTCTACTTCGCCTCTGCCTTCTCGATGGGGGGATACGCACGAGGTGTGCTGGTAGAAAGCCATGAAGGTCGCCCCACCAAAATCGAAGGCAATGCGAAACATCCCGCCAGCCCGGGCCCGGGCGGAGTGGTCAGCCTCCAATCTCCGGCACAATTGAACCCGGATGGCACGCCCAAACACATCGGTGCGAGCGATGCGTTTACGCAAGCTTCTATCCTAACCCTCTATGACCCTGACCGCTCGCAAAGCCCGCTGTACCAGGGACAGCTGAGCGCATGGACGGATTTCAACACGGCACTGGCTGCGGAGATGGCGAAGCAAGCCGCCGTGCGTGGAGCTGGGCTACGTATCCTGACGGACAACGTCACCTCCCCCACCCTTGCTGCGCTGATTCAGGAGCTGCTCAAGAAGTACCCGCAGGCGAAGTGGCACCAGTACGAACCTCTCCACCACGATAACGCGCTGGAGGGAGCGAAAATCGCTTTCGGTGCCCCGGTGAACACTGTCTACCGCTTCGAACGCGCCGAGGTGATACTCTCGCTGGATAGCGATTTTCTGTTTGGTGGACCTGCCGGCGTGCGCTATGCACATGATTACGCCACACGGCGTCAAGTGCGCCACAACACTACCCAGATGAACCGTCTGTACGTGGTGGAAAGCACCCCAACGGTCACCGGGGCGGCGGCAGACCACCGCCTGCCGTTGCGTCCTTCGCAGATCAGGACGTTCGCGCTCGCGCTGGCAAAGGCAGTGGGGCTGCCGGTCTCCGCGCCGCAGCTACCCGCTGAACAGCAGCGCTGGGTAGAGGCGGTTGCCCGTGACTTGCAAGCGCATCGTTCACGCTGCGCCGTGATAGTCGGCGAGTCGCAGCCGCCAGAGATACACGCGCTGGTACATGCGATAAATCACACGCTGGGCAACGCAGGGCAAACGGTCTTCTACACCCAGCCGGTGGAAGCCAGTCCGGTGAACCACACCGAATCTCTGCGTGAGCTGGTACAGGATATGGCAGCAGGCAAAGTGGAAACGCTGGTTATTCTGGGAGGCAACCCTGCCTACAACGCCCCTGCCGATATGGAGTTTGCCAGCCTGCTAAGGGAAATGACCCAGCGCAACGGGTTTACCGTCCACCTGAGCCTGTATGAAGACGAGACCTCTGCGCTCTGTCTGTGGCACATCCCCGAATCGCACTATCTGGAGACGTGGGGCGATGTGCGCGCTTTCGATGGAACCGTATCTATCATCCAGCCTCTGATCGAGCCGTTATATCCATCCCGCTCGGCTTGGGAGATGGTAGATGCCATGCTCGGTCGCCAGCGCAACAGCTACGATATCGTGCAGGCTTACTGGAGCAAGCGGCTCGGCAGCGCGAACTTCCAGAAGGCATGGCGCAAGGCGCTGCACGACGGAGTGATTGCAGGCACTGCGCTACCACCAAGCGCGGTACAGGTGCGTGTGGATGCAGTGGTCGCCGCAGTGCAGAAGGCAAGCATACCAGCAGGAGAAGGGCTCGAGATTGTCTTCACACCGGACCCCACCGTGTGGGATGGACGTTTTGCCAACAACGGCTGGCTACAGGAGCTGCCCAAACCGCTGAGCCATCTTACCTGGGACAACGCGGCGTTCGTCAGTCCTGCTACTGCACAAAAGCTGGGATTGCAGATGGATACCGGAGGGCTGGCAAACATCGTAGATGTGGTGGAACTGCGTTACCGGGGCGAGAAGCTGCATGTGCCTGTGTGGATACTGCCCGGTCAACCCGATGACTGCGTAACCCTCTCGCTGGGCTATGGGCGCACGCGCGCAGGCAAAGTGGGCACCGGCATTGGCTACAACGCCTACAAGGTGCGCTTTTCGGATGCGCTGTGGACGGCTTCGGGTGCAACGCTGGTCAAAACAGGTGAACGCTATCCGCTGGCAAGCACCCAGCAACATCACAGCATGCACGGGCGCGACCTGGTGCAGGTCGGCACGCTGGACGAGTTCCGCAGCGACCCCAAACACCTGGTGAAAGCAGCTGCCCACGAGGAACCTCTTCCCTCGATGTACCCCGAGCACAAATGGGAAGGCTACGCCTGGGCGATGGTGATAGATACCAGTCTGTGCATCGGATGCAATGCGTGCGTGACCGCGTGCCAGGCGGAG encodes:
- a CDS encoding molybdopterin oxidoreductase, coding for MNNKHSQPLNLEEIRQRLAQAKGQQYWRSLEEIAESEEFRQILEKEFPRQSSPLGAFLHRRQFLKLMGASLALAGLTSCRPLSMRKIVPQVQQPEEMVPGKPLYFASAFSMGGYARGVLVESHEGRPTKIEGNAKHPASPGPGGVVSLQSPAQLNPDGTPKHIGASDAFTQASILTLYDPDRSQSPLYQGQLSAWTDFNTALAAEMAKQAAVRGAGLRILTDNVTSPTLAALIQELLKKYPQAKWHQYEPLHHDNALEGAKIAFGAPVNTVYRFERAEVILSLDSDFLFGGPAGVRYAHDYATRRQVRHNTTQMNRLYVVESTPTVTGAAADHRLPLRPSQIRTFALALAKAVGLPVSAPQLPAEQQRWVEAVARDLQAHRSRCAVIVGESQPPEIHALVHAINHTLGNAGQTVFYTQPVEASPVNHTESLRELVQDMAAGKVETLVILGGNPAYNAPADMEFASLLREMTQRNGFTVHLSLYEDETSALCLWHIPESHYLETWGDVRAFDGTVSIIQPLIEPLYPSRSAWEMVDAMLGRQRNSYDIVQAYWSKRLGSANFQKAWRKALHDGVIAGTALPPSAVQVRVDAVVAAVQKASIPAGEGLEIVFTPDPTVWDGRFANNGWLQELPKPLSHLTWDNAAFVSPATAQKLGLQMDTGGLANIVDVVELRYRGEKLHVPVWILPGQPDDCVTLSLGYGRTRAGKVGTGIGYNAYKVRFSDALWTASGATLVKTGERYPLASTQQHHSMHGRDLVQVGTLDEFRSDPKHLVKAAAHEEPLPSMYPEHKWEGYAWAMVIDTSLCIGCNACVTACQAENNIPVVGKEQVARGREMHWIRIDRYYEGGLDNPSTHLLPVPCMQCENAPCEPVCPVGATNHSEEGLNQMVYNRCVGTRYCSNNCPYKVRRFNFLKYNDPKEPVLQLLNNPDVTVRGRGVMEKCTYCVQRINAARIEAKKLGREIQDGEVVTACQAACPTHAIVFGNMNDRQSLVARLRQQPHRYGLLEELNTRPRTTYLAKVRNPNPELEGV